The Acanthopagrus latus isolate v.2019 chromosome 1, fAcaLat1.1, whole genome shotgun sequence genomic interval ataaatgtatatacTGCATCGTTTCGACAAGTGGTATCAATAAAGTGTTAAAGTTTATCATTAAATTTGACTTCACTACCACTAacagtggaggaagaagaaccCAGTCAAATTAAAAGTAACATAACCagagtgtaaaaacaaacacattttgaaaacttGTCAGATTGTAAAACATTTGCGTGTCGTCCTTCTCTCAGAATGCTGAAGCGTCTCTGGATGTGAGACATCCCGTCCCACTTTTCCTGCCGGTCCGGACCAAGAAGCGGTACTTCATCCCTCCAGCAGTAGGTGTGAAGGGGAAAAGGGAAGTGAACGTGGAGTCCAAGGCCAAAGCAGCAGGCGTCGTCTTCAGACAGGAGTACTTTGAGAGGCCCATCAACATCGCCTGCACTGGTGATTATGTTTAgtatttttcatgtttacagGCACACATGaggttgttgctgctggtgtGGGACTTTCAGGTTCAATTTTAAAACTCAAAGTGTAAAAGAAATGATGTGAAATTATCTTTGATTGGGTTTATTAACAGCATGTTAGCCTTTTGAGGGATAGAGTGGTGGGTGGTAAGATAAATTGgacatcaacacatttttcctttaaatgccAACTCCAAaacttctgttgtgtttttttagaataaatgttagttAGCAAcctaaaagtgtgttttagatattttcagtttcttaaTGTCTCTCCTGGTTGGAGGGAGCATCCTGATCGATCagttctgtctgctgtctttacCAGCGGGAATCTTTGACCCCTACGTTCCTCCGGAGGGCGACGCTcgtctttcctctctgtctaaAGAAGGACTGAAACAACGAACGGAACAGTTGCGACAGAgcgctgcctcacagctagCGTAAGATTGtttctccatgttgtttgtgcGCTGATGTTCTTCTTGTCAAACATGAGTCATGGCCTGGAGTTTCAAACCGGTGACCTGTTATGTTTCATGCTGATCTGCTTGAACCAGTCATGTGTTCCAGTCGACTCCTGGAGGGTTGAGATGATGAACTGACATTAACAcgagagagctgtgtgtgtgtgtgtgtgtgtgtgtgtgtgtgtgtgtgtgtgtgtgtgtgtgtgtgtgtgtgtgtgtgtgtgtgtgtgtgtgcgcgtgttttTATGTCGTTTCCAACAGGATCCGTAAAATCAAAGAGTATGACTCTCAGTTCGTAACAAAGGAATTCGCAGAGCAAGCTCAAGAGATCTTCATTGAAGCTCACAACTATCTGACACAGTAAGAACTCATGACTCTCACCTCACCCAGCCAGCTGACACAGCCCCTCTCAGCCTCGTCATCAGGGAGGGATGCTGAATGTACAGTGAGACATCTGTTATACAAGTGAGAGACTCGTGCTGCCTTCGGCTCTGCTGCGAAGTACAGTAGTGAAGCATAAAGGAAGTTGACAAATGAAGCcgaaaaacaagctttgttcTACTGACTTTGACGAATAAGTTGCTAATTCTTAGAAAATATCTTGCAGTACGAGCCAGAGGTGACGTACATTTACAGTTACGATACTCATGTCGTCTGTGGACAAACAATCTCATACTTTTCTCTATTAAGGAGTAAATGCTTCAAAAATGAGTTTCATATTAATAGTTTTTTATTGAAGTCCTTGTGAAATTTTGAGCGTAACAATTGCAAAGGTTTATTGGCGAATATATCATGATTGGTActtttttgaatttgaatatacTCCTCAacactgtttgattttcaaCATAATCTGGTGTTTCATCAACACAGTCACTCATAGAAACCAAAAATTAAATGATCCCATCGTATTTGTTTGTCATCTCCTGGTGTTAAGTTTAGCATGAATTAAATTACTGTGATCTGAATTTTGTTTCATTGCATTTGCATGTGGTGAATTGTGATGAAGATATCAAGAGTTTGGAAACTTAAAAGTACCTGAAAAGCTTAAACTATGTAAAAAAACTCTACTAACCCTGATATATATTTTGCTACAATAACTATGAGTGTGTGGCCCTAATCAGTAAAAGCAGTCACAGTAAAGTTTATCTGGAGCTTTCAGCTGGTTGCTCAGTCTCATTTAACTAAACTGGGTAAAATGAAAGGATGAAATTTAACTGAGGAAACTCCAACTGTCAACAATTAAATTCATTCTGGACATTTATATAAGTCTGTTTTCGTTCTttgtaagaaataaaacagcactTTTTTCCAAAAGTATCAGCTATCAGAACTCCCTAACAAAGCAAAATGTCTCACTGAAAAGGATCCTTTATCTCTATGAATCCACAGGAAGTGGAGCAGTAATGTAACATGTCTTCAGAGAGGAAGATTAATTAtttatctgctgtttgttttcacaggttCAACAGGGAGAAGCTTCACTCCCTGGTGACAGAAAGGTGTTATCCTGTAAGTTCTTCTAAACGTCGCTGAGGTTGTTCACTCGTTCAGTTTCATCAAATCCCTCAATCGACTGTTTTTACTCCTCCTGTCACTCGTCTGTCCCGTCTTCAGGATATGACGAGGGGGAACCGCTACAAGACGATCCACTGGAGGTTTATAGAGTCGCTGGAGCCGCCTAAGGTGGTGCATGCCCGCTGCCCCGACATGGTGTCCAAAGGCAACCTGTACGGCCAGGTGACGGTCCGCATGCACTCCAAACAGGTACGACTCGTGTTCAGTCAGGGACTGTAGTCAGCCgagttcagtcattatctgaGTCTGAACTTTTGGTGTCAGTTCTTTCTCAAAGTGTTGAGTGTTTTCTAGCTATCATTAATAAAGttgatgtgtcagtgtgtcttcaCCTTGTGTAAAGTTACATCCAAGTAGATTGTTTGTCAAGAGATGTCATTGGGGCATTTTACCAGACGAACCAGACGAAACTCCAACAACGTCTGAGATGttgggtttattttgtttttcagagatcctttatcaCTTTGTCTGGGAAGAGGGTTTACTCATGACAGATTTGAGAGACTGACTTTGTATCTTTTGAATCACTGATATTTGGTATTTCTTTTGATGAACTCTGAAACAGGAATCGAATCCTGAGCCCCCTGCTTGTTGCTCAAACACCGTTTGTTGAGACCAGACTGAGTTTGAACAGGTGCTGGATTAACAAACATCCAAACCTGCACAGTCTTTGtgttattaacattaaataGAGTTAATTGCAGGGgtgctgaaaagaaaattgaagCGTAGTTTGGGGATTTTTTCTGCCAGTGTTTGAAACTATAAGCCATCCTTTAATGTCGCTCTCCCTGCAGACTCTGGCCATCTACGACCGCTTCGGGAGGCTGATGCTCGGCAGCGAGGAGCAGCCGAAGGACGTCCTGGAGTACCTGGTCATAGAACGACACCTCGTCAACCCCTACGGTCGGTGGAGGTTACACGGAAAAATAGTGCCGTCCTGGGCTCCCGCCAAAGATCCAATTATTAAGGTGACCCTCGACTCTGCACCGGCTCACGACATCTTTTATATATCTTTTACTTAGAGAAAAGGCCGAGGTccaacacacacttcctgtcaaaaGGAAATTAAGAAACCTTTATTAACTGTCCAGTTCATACTTCACTTTAATGACCACATGAATAAAGTGTGCGAGGTATGTTTTAGTGTTTCAATCTTTTCAGAATCACTCTCTTATTTatctcctcctcactgtttCCTTCACAAATCCTCTTAGAACAACCTGTACGTCCCCCCCGTAAAGTCGAGGCTGTTTGGTGGCAGTCCAACCTGTCTGCACTCCTCAAGGTTTTAAAACTCCATAACGTGGCAGAAGGACAAACACCCAGCTGCCTGTTTATTGGGTACATCCAGTTAAAGCCATTGCAGTCGaataaaaatgacctttttGTGATCGACAGTTCGGGTTCAGAATAGTCCAGAAACGCCTCTCAGTGTTTCACAATACTACTCCACCGCTCTGCAAAGCACAGCCTTGCGTGAATATTGCAGATAACCTGAAATCAGTTTCACCAAATCTCTCTGGTTGGATTAATTCTTTGTGGTTATTTAGACTCAATCACAATCTGTCAAGGCAACTGACAAAttaactgagacacagcagtagaaatgaaaaacagatctGACACAATAAAAGCTGCTGACATGAACTTAACTCGACTTCACTCgaagtattttgtttttaaaacaactgagGTAAACTGTGAAGACCTGCTGAGTCAAAGAAAACCTGTAAAATGATCTGTAGTGATAGAAAACATTGAGGAAATGCAGGAGCAATGAGGTTGTTGATTAAAGTTTTTAAGAGTCTTTGCGACCTCATCGTAAACTGCTTTTCCATGTTGGTCCCCTGAGAACAAAAGTTTGATAGGTGACActtgagaggtttttttttaatgtgtgcatgttaaCTTAAACACGTCGTGCTACAAATGGCATTGTTCTTATTTTCTAAGACTCCTTTACAAGAGACGTCTTTCTGATTTGCACAGTTAGTCTTGTTAAATGGATGTAAGGTTGCTGGCTGTGAGCCTCCGTCCTGCTCTGGTTCACAATCAGCACCGTCATTAAAgaatcattctttttttttctactaaaGCTCTTCAGGTTATTTGGAGAAAAAAGCAGTATTTTTTCCATATGGCAGTATTTATCACAGAAAGCCAACACGGGTCTGTATTTCATGCAgccttaatgtaaatgtgatctGTGTTAATGTGAATATATTCTACTAATATGTGACACAGCTGGCAAACGATGTTCATCCGCTCTTCTTACCCTCTCAGACTGTCATGATTCCTGGTCCGAAGCTGGAGCCTGGAGAAGAGTTTGACGCCCTCAGCTACAACGTTCCCAGACCCGAGCCAGTTCAGTGGAACAAGTAGGCCACCAGGTGGCGCTGCTGTGCTCATCAAACCACAGTAGGACATTTTATTTGCAGTCTTGGGCCAAATGCAGTTAAAATTTTTGGCTGTGGCTGGTTAGTTTGTCCACTTTGGCAGGAAACCAGCCTTCATTTGGAAGCTCTTATCTGTAAATGTTGTTGGCTGTGGAAGTGTTGGAAGCAGCAGGTGAGTTTCAGGATGAACAAACTGCTGCGTCCTGCCGCCAATAAAGCTGCTTCTGTTCCTGCTGCAAGTGATCACACAACAACCTGGACTTTGAACGTGACTTCAGACTTCACCCTGACtcagatttgttatttttgtcctGACTAACTTAATGTGTacatgtaaaggaaaaaaaaataaaatgcacagatCTCCACAAATTGTACAGATGGTTTTATTTCTCCGATGAATATGCTGCATGTTGACCTcaggaaatacaaaaataaagtttcccATCTGCTTCTCTTCACGCCAGTAGATTTCAGAGGACATTTTCTTTATCAGAATAATCTTTCATAGAAGATACCGCGTTCAAAATTAAGTCAAGGGATGTGTTACAACAATATTAGATTATTTTTACGTGACGACAAATTACAGCACGCTCATTCAAAGAACACACTAACATGCAACAACGCTCACAAAACTGGATCACTcgattgacaaaaaaaaacttggcgCAGTGTTTAACAACGAGACCACTGAACGAGCAGAGATGCTGAGAAATCGACACTTGAGTTCACAGACAGATTGCTGGCATAGAGATGTGACTTAATTAcattcatacagaaaaaaaaaactgttaatactgtttcagtttcattcacCATAAAACTTTGTCCAGCATAATACCTGCAGTCGTCTGTACCTGAAACTTAATTATTCTGAACTCCTTAAAGcagctctctctgtcagacatgAAATGTTGGGCCACTCTTGATGCATATTTCTAGTAGACATAAGACATCTTTGATTTATCCaaaaattgatttaattaaaaaaaatagttgagTGTTACTGTTCGTCTGCATATCAATGGACTCACGCCGAAGAATCTCTTTTAATCACGTTACCTTCAAAGAATATTTATGGTTATTAAAGAGTTCCAGCAATGATTATAACGACTCATATCATTATCTACTTAAAGAACcctgattaaaaaaactttAGTATTTGACCAAAACCTTCACAAAGAGACTGTTGAGACCTGATCCATCCTGACTGATCTGCTCACATGTGGACAGCTGATGTGAAATGAAGGCATTTTTAGATCTGATCATATTTGACCGTTTATCTGATCCAACCAATTAACTATCGCTGCATCACTGCCAAATCACTGATACATTGATGtcaccatttacactcaatttatgaaagaagacaacattttattattactatattaTTTAACAAACTCTGGCTACTTCTCTGTCACTTGTGGAGAgcatccccagactcccttaggAAAATACAGAATTTTGTAAGATGCTGAGTTTGGAGAAATGTCATAAACTGTTTGAAACACTGTCCTTGACAAATTCTTAACTGTTTGCTCCTTCTTGTCAAATTGGCAAATGTTCTACATcaagttctttctttctttgtgtaaagAACTTCTGTTTGTCCTAGTGGAAGGTCACTCAAGTCGCATATTAACGCCAGATATTaactgtccacttgtgatcagattgCTGAAGGACGGATGATAAAAGCAGGTCTGCGCAGATTCAA includes:
- the mrpl45 gene encoding 39S ribosomal protein L45, mitochondrial: MAMPMRRTLVALHRATCSSLKNAEASLDVRHPVPLFLPVRTKKRYFIPPAVGVKGKREVNVESKAKAAGVVFRQEYFERPINIACTAGIFDPYVPPEGDARLSSLSKEGLKQRTEQLRQSAASQLAIRKIKEYDSQFVTKEFAEQAQEIFIEAHNYLTQFNREKLHSLVTERCYPDMTRGNRYKTIHWRFIESLEPPKVVHARCPDMVSKGNLYGQVTVRMHSKQTLAIYDRFGRLMLGSEEQPKDVLEYLVIERHLVNPYGRWRLHGKIVPSWAPAKDPIIKTVMIPGPKLEPGEEFDALSYNVPRPEPVQWNK